A window from Toxoplasma gondii ME49 chromosome IX, whole genome shotgun sequence encodes these proteins:
- a CDS encoding hypothetical protein (encoded by transcript TGME49_288550) produces the protein MAGPDSKRMYLSIVAQNIDKIKSEKPYWNKNFVPITASGAGTKYTMLQAAMMLDKPKVVKYLVGHPAVDVAVKTSDGKSTLMVAVISRMPCTVLEKLLERYDLRTINELDPGGCTALDYCEPDTPQYNLLQSLGCQTKKDLDASLQGFFGNAGANVVHQRVRRKGDSKQPKEEKRTQGSALGTSSQKDTEKSASAGEKSVDQQHQSGGGDPHSASDHCVSDEDSVSSDEADDPWKLFDTPEDLLKVLQAYLDVWGDEGEDAKLCQEWVCYVTKKIGKGKGSAAVEKWNALMVSVYGEGNVMRYEPKKCAKQGTNRDPPVPAYGGATSFEQGARYEEQQADGSEKRTDDDTRDGIERPDPEILKNFFDPTAPPVEMRTPRKPPPADGGPRVVGLRVNKEEARKQFPCLLGPKSRSSKKRGSKKN, from the exons AATTTTGTTCCTATAACAGCAAG CGGAGCGGGGACAAAATACACGATGCTACAAGCGGCGATGATGCTGGACAAACCGAAAGTCGTTAAGTATCTTGTTGGCCATCCTGCAGTCGACGTTGCTGTGAAAACCAGCGACGGCAAATCTACATTAATGGTAGCTGTTATCTCCCGC ATGCCTTGTACAGTCCTGGAAAAACTTCTAGAGAGATATGATTTGAGAACAATAAACGAGCTCGATCCGGGAGGTTGCACAGCATTGGACTATTGCGAGCCTGATACTCCCC AATATAATCTCTTGCAGTCGCTGGGCTGTCAGACTAAAAAAGATCTGGATGCGTCTTTACAAGGATTCTTCGGTAACGCGGGCGCCAACGTTGTGCACCAGCGAGTCAGAAGGAAAGGGGATTCGAAGCAaccgaaagaagaaaaacgaactcAAGGGAGCGCGTTAGGCACCTCCTCTCAGAAGGACACTGAGAAGTCCGCCAGCGCTGGTGAGAAATCTGTGGATCAGCAGCACCAGAGTGGTGGGGGCGATCCGCATTCCGCTAGTGACCACTGTGTTTCCGACGAAGATAGTGTATCAAGCGACGAGGCGGATGACCCGTGGAAACTGTTCGACACACCGGAAGATCTCCTCAAAGTTCTGCAAGCTTACCTGGATGTTTGGGGTGATGAAGGAGAGGACGCCAAACTGTGTCAAGAGTGGGTCTGTTATGTCACTAAGAAAATAGGTAAAGGTAAAGGCAGCGCCGCTGTTGAGAAATGGAATGCTCTCATGGTGTCGGTGtacggagaaggaaatgtTATGCGGTATGAGCCGAAAAAATGTGCAAAACAGGGCACAAATAGAGACCCACCTGTGCCTGCGTATGGAGGTGCCACATCATTTGAACAGGGAGCCCGATATGAAGAACAGCAGGCAGACGGTAGCGAAAAAAGAACCGACGATGACACAAGGGATGGAATAGAGAGGCCCGATCCGGAGATTCTCAAGAACTTCTTCGACCCAACAGCGCCACCTGTTGAGATGAGAACCCCTCGCAAACCTCCGCCTGCCGATGGCGGTCCACGTGTGGTGGGTCTTCGTGTTAACAAGGAAGAGGCAAGGAAGCagtttccttgtcttctaGGGCCCAAGTCTCGCTCATCAAAGAAGCGGGGCTCGAAAAAGAACTGA